In one window of Shewanella goraebulensis DNA:
- a CDS encoding nuclear transport factor 2 family protein, with protein sequence MQNALLTFLLTSSLWVMSSLPAEANDIISIESKQQADTLLDQLHQDASDANWDNYFSLYHANAIFLGTDATERWDMKQFSGYARPTDGWHYEVKSRQLLQFDNTIMFDELLESASYGLCRGTGALQLTDDGWKIVQYHLSIAVPNEDAQAVARLIKKN encoded by the coding sequence ATGCAAAATGCACTGCTTACCTTCCTATTAACCAGCAGCTTATGGGTGATGTCATCGCTTCCCGCTGAAGCCAATGACATCATCTCAATAGAATCTAAACAGCAGGCTGATACGCTATTAGATCAACTGCATCAAGACGCCAGTGATGCTAACTGGGACAATTACTTTTCTTTGTACCATGCCAACGCTATCTTCCTCGGAACCGATGCCACTGAACGTTGGGATATGAAGCAATTTTCAGGCTATGCAAGACCTACAGATGGTTGGCATTATGAGGTTAAATCTCGCCAGTTATTGCAGTTTGACAATACCATCATGTTTGATGAGTTACTTGAAAGCGCCAGTTATGGATTGTGTCGTGGCACAGGAGCATTGCAATTAACCGATGATGGCTGGAAGATAGTGCAATATCATTTAAGCATTGCCGTTCCTAATGAAGATGCTCAAGCGGTGGCCAGGCTTATTAAGAAAAATTAA
- a CDS encoding GNAT family N-acetyltransferase — translation MNNQLAITSFKPKFAEPVSLLVHQCVQHIVHPRYSAEQLNAWSESPRSKKHWSQRLQRSQSWIMIRDNQDNDLPEVVGLINVETHFHSRGYIDSLYILPSLQRQGLAGELYQTLEAWAQQQNYSSLSVDASYLSKGFFLKQGFKQIQPSYQITKDQVLNGFYMTKELGK, via the coding sequence ATGAACAACCAATTAGCCATCACCTCTTTTAAACCTAAGTTTGCAGAGCCAGTCAGTTTACTTGTTCATCAATGTGTTCAGCATATTGTGCACCCAAGATACAGTGCGGAGCAATTAAATGCATGGTCAGAGTCCCCTCGCTCTAAAAAGCACTGGTCACAACGCTTACAGCGAAGTCAGAGCTGGATTATGATTAGAGATAACCAAGATAATGACTTGCCAGAGGTGGTTGGACTGATTAACGTTGAAACCCATTTTCATAGTCGTGGCTATATAGATAGCTTATATATTTTACCATCGCTGCAACGTCAAGGATTGGCTGGAGAACTTTATCAAACACTAGAGGCTTGGGCTCAACAACAAAATTACTCATCATTAAGTGTCGATGCTTCTTATTTATCTAAAGGCTTTTTTCTCAAGCAAGGGTTTAAACAGATTCAGCCGAGTTATCAGATAACCAAAGACCAAGTACTCAATGGATTCTATATGACTAAGGAGTTAGGTAAATGA
- a CDS encoding CNNM domain-containing protein has protein sequence MITLIIIVFIAITISFLCSVFEAVLLSVTPSYIANLAKTNPKAAERLDKQKQNVESPLVSILTLNTIAHTVGAAVAGAQAAKVFGDEMLGVFSGVLTFLILFFSEIIPKTLGANYWRSLAAPVSLILVWMERLTKPLIWMSSQVTKLMGKGDEGQYIRQEMSAMAEIGLRSGELDKQESAILTQMLSVKEMPVSAIMTPRTVMFKLPLHLSQGEFVQQYLAKPFTRIPVYENDPDNIIGYVNRNNIIQAERYTPKESIGVLKKNLLVIPETAKILPIFELMIKRNTKIAMIVDEYGSGEGIVTLEDIVESLLGLEIVDSNDPVTDMQQLARKLWSTRMKHKGIVLSDDGEFSKREDMNNEERLNDKPKLQITNTQAASKPVSDTSID, from the coding sequence ATGATAACTCTTATCATTATAGTATTTATCGCTATTACAATCTCATTTCTTTGTAGTGTGTTTGAAGCGGTACTACTATCTGTTACCCCTAGTTATATTGCCAATTTGGCAAAAACTAATCCTAAAGCTGCTGAGCGGCTTGATAAACAGAAACAAAATGTGGAATCACCACTGGTTTCTATTTTGACATTAAACACCATAGCCCATACCGTTGGTGCGGCTGTTGCAGGTGCACAAGCTGCAAAAGTTTTTGGTGATGAAATGCTCGGAGTATTCTCTGGTGTGCTTACCTTCTTAATTTTATTCTTTTCTGAAATCATCCCTAAAACATTAGGTGCAAATTACTGGCGTTCACTAGCAGCACCTGTGTCATTGATTTTAGTTTGGATGGAAAGGCTCACTAAGCCGCTAATTTGGATGTCATCTCAAGTGACCAAATTAATGGGCAAAGGTGACGAAGGCCAATATATTCGCCAAGAAATGAGTGCCATGGCTGAAATAGGCCTACGTTCAGGCGAGCTAGACAAGCAAGAGTCAGCGATTTTAACCCAAATGCTGTCAGTTAAAGAGATGCCAGTTTCTGCAATCATGACCCCAAGAACGGTTATGTTTAAGCTGCCATTACATTTATCTCAGGGCGAGTTTGTACAACAATATTTGGCCAAGCCTTTTACTCGAATTCCGGTTTATGAAAACGACCCAGATAACATCATTGGCTATGTTAACCGTAACAACATCATTCAAGCAGAACGCTATACGCCAAAGGAATCTATCGGGGTCTTGAAAAAAAACCTGTTAGTGATCCCTGAAACTGCAAAGATATTACCGATATTCGAATTAATGATTAAGCGCAATACTAAGATTGCCATGATTGTTGATGAGTATGGGTCTGGCGAGGGTATTGTTACTTTAGAAGACATTGTCGAATCTTTACTTGGATTAGAAATTGTCGACTCAAACGATCCTGTTACCGATATGCAGCAGTTGGCTCGCAAGTTATGGAGCACACGCATGAAACATAAAGGTATAGTATTGTCAGATGATGGTGAATTCTCTAAGCGAGAAGACATGAATAATGAGGAGCGCTTAAATGACAAACCCAAGCTCCAAATTACCAACACACAAGCAGCATCAAAACCTGTAAGTGATACGTCAATAGACTGA
- a CDS encoding M90 family metallopeptidase, translated as MFALLVLIIISVIAIGLIISKPKRTQRRREKTVQLPFPKEWRQILKRRFPYFKAMPTDLQLQLKKHIQIFIEEKEFVGCDGFQITDEVKVTIAAQACLLLLNRQTDFYPKLKQILVYPYAFIVEKRGTDFAGVESNQRNVLLGESWGNGKIILSWKSTLDGAADPFDGQNVVIHEFAHQLDQENGQANGAPPLRDITDYSAWSKVLGQEFESLQHCARQQIPSLFNYYGATNPAEFFAVISETFFEKPQEFYQQHNLLYKELSHFYQLDPINWQ; from the coding sequence ATGTTTGCATTGTTGGTTCTGATCATTATTTCAGTTATTGCCATTGGTCTGATTATCTCTAAACCAAAGCGAACTCAGCGCCGCAGAGAAAAAACCGTCCAACTACCTTTCCCCAAAGAGTGGCGTCAAATTCTTAAACGTCGATTTCCCTACTTCAAAGCTATGCCAACCGATCTGCAATTACAATTGAAAAAACACATCCAAATTTTTATCGAAGAAAAAGAGTTTGTGGGCTGTGATGGTTTTCAAATAACGGATGAGGTAAAAGTCACCATTGCAGCGCAAGCTTGCTTATTGTTACTGAATCGACAAACTGATTTTTATCCAAAACTCAAACAAATTTTGGTTTACCCATACGCCTTTATTGTCGAAAAAAGAGGAACCGATTTTGCGGGTGTTGAGTCAAATCAGCGTAATGTTTTGTTAGGCGAGTCATGGGGCAATGGTAAAATTATTCTCTCTTGGAAAAGCACTCTTGATGGAGCTGCAGATCCATTCGATGGCCAAAACGTTGTTATTCACGAATTTGCCCACCAGCTTGATCAAGAAAACGGCCAAGCAAACGGAGCTCCGCCTCTTAGAGATATAACAGATTACTCAGCCTGGTCAAAAGTATTAGGCCAAGAATTCGAAAGCTTACAGCATTGTGCAAGACAGCAAATCCCTTCTTTATTTAACTATTACGGCGCAACTAATCCTGCTGAGTTTTTTGCGGTTATTAGCGAAACCTTTTTTGAAAAGCCACAGGAATTTTACCAACAACACAATTTGCTTTATAAAGAGTTAAGTCACTTTTATCAGCTTGACCCTATCAACTGGCAGTAA
- the aceB gene encoding malate synthase A — protein MTAEQLMARYAKSQPSADTELPTSVDLALIGPKVPGQEAIFNDGALSLLAALCEEFNQEVPQLLAKRKQKQQRIDNGELPDFLPETRAIRDGEWTIRGMPEDLTDRRVEITGPVDRKMIINALNANVKVFMADFEDSLAPSWEKVVQGQINLRDAVRGDISFTAENTGKHYKLEEDPAVLICRVRGLHLKEKHVEFKGEPIPGGLFDFAMYFYHNYHQLLAKGSGPYFYIPKLESHIEARWWAKVFAYVEERFCLKPGTIKCTCLIETLPAVFEMDEILYELRSNIVALNCGRWDYIFSYIKTLNKHADRVLPDRQAVTMDTPFLSAYSRLLVKTCHKRGALAMGGMAAFIPAKTPEANEQVLQKVKGDKELEARNGHDGTWVAHPGLADTAMTIFNDYIGNGTNQLHITRDVDAPILADELLTPCEGERTEEGMRLNIRIALQYIEAWIQGNGCVPIYGLMEDAATAEISRTSIWQWIQHEKSLSNGKLVTKALFKSMLSEELNTVEQELGSERFNQGKFNQAATLFDEITTSDELVDFLTLPGYELLTA, from the coding sequence ATGACAGCAGAACAATTAATGGCTAGATATGCTAAATCACAGCCAAGTGCTGATACTGAATTACCTACTAGTGTAGATCTTGCGCTAATCGGTCCTAAGGTCCCTGGCCAAGAAGCGATTTTTAATGACGGTGCGCTTTCTTTACTTGCAGCATTATGTGAAGAGTTTAACCAAGAAGTCCCACAACTATTGGCTAAGCGTAAGCAAAAGCAACAGCGTATTGATAACGGTGAGCTACCAGATTTTTTACCAGAAACACGTGCCATTCGTGATGGCGAGTGGACTATTCGTGGTATGCCTGAGGACTTAACTGATCGCAGAGTTGAAATAACGGGTCCAGTTGATCGTAAAATGATTATTAATGCCTTGAATGCCAATGTAAAAGTGTTCATGGCTGACTTTGAAGACTCACTGGCTCCAAGTTGGGAGAAAGTGGTTCAGGGTCAAATTAACCTTCGTGATGCAGTAAGAGGTGACATCAGCTTTACTGCTGAAAACACAGGTAAACATTACAAATTAGAAGAAGACCCTGCGGTATTAATTTGTCGCGTGCGTGGCCTGCATTTAAAAGAAAAGCATGTTGAATTTAAAGGCGAACCCATCCCTGGTGGATTATTCGATTTTGCGATGTACTTTTATCACAACTATCACCAGTTATTGGCGAAAGGCAGTGGTCCTTACTTTTATATCCCTAAACTTGAAAGTCACATTGAAGCGCGTTGGTGGGCCAAAGTATTTGCTTATGTTGAAGAGCGCTTTTGCTTAAAACCTGGCACCATCAAATGTACTTGTTTGATAGAGACATTGCCTGCTGTGTTTGAAATGGATGAAATTTTATATGAACTGCGGTCAAATATTGTTGCACTGAATTGCGGCCGCTGGGATTACATCTTTAGCTATATTAAAACATTAAATAAGCATGCTGACCGCGTGTTACCTGATAGACAAGCTGTCACCATGGATACGCCATTTTTAAGTGCCTATTCAAGATTATTAGTTAAAACATGTCATAAACGCGGCGCATTAGCTATGGGCGGCATGGCTGCCTTTATACCAGCAAAAACACCTGAAGCTAATGAGCAAGTGTTGCAGAAGGTAAAAGGTGATAAGGAACTTGAAGCACGTAACGGCCATGACGGCACTTGGGTAGCGCATCCTGGTTTAGCCGATACTGCCATGACAATTTTTAATGATTATATCGGTAATGGTACTAATCAATTGCATATTACCCGCGATGTTGATGCGCCTATTTTAGCTGATGAGCTATTAACGCCATGTGAAGGTGAGCGTACAGAAGAAGGCATGAGATTGAACATTCGTATTGCACTACAGTACATCGAAGCTTGGATTCAAGGTAATGGCTGTGTACCTATTTACGGTCTAATGGAAGATGCCGCAACTGCTGAGATTTCACGTACTTCCATCTGGCAGTGGATCCAACATGAGAAATCATTATCAAATGGCAAACTTGTGACTAAAGCTTTATTTAAAAGTATGTTGAGTGAAGAGCTCAACACAGTAGAGCAAGAGTTAGGTAGTGAACGGTTTAACCAAGGAAAGTTTAATCAAGCAGCGACTCTATTTGATGAAATTACCACATCGGATGAACTCGTCGATTTCTTAACCTTACCTGGATATGAGTTGTTAACGGCTTAA
- a CDS encoding DUF3820 family protein, translating to MNEALLLEAINQKMPFGKYAGRKLLELPEPYLVWFHGKGFPEGKLGEQLALMYEVKLNGLEEMLQPLLKK from the coding sequence ATGAATGAAGCTTTATTGTTAGAAGCAATCAATCAAAAAATGCCGTTTGGAAAGTACGCTGGTAGAAAGCTGCTAGAACTGCCAGAGCCATATTTAGTTTGGTTTCATGGTAAAGGCTTTCCCGAAGGGAAGTTAGGTGAGCAATTAGCTTTGATGTACGAAGTAAAGTTAAATGGTTTAGAAGAAATGCTGCAGCCTTTATTGAAAAAGTAA
- a CDS encoding bifunctional metallophosphatase/5'-nucleotidase, producing MPKNYTLSLAHINDTHSNFEPSKIQFNLTVDGQKYQAETKTGGYARLSYQIEAARKRAQNTDQAFMFLHGGDSFQGTLYFREFQGAANAHLLNMLKPDAMVLGNHEIDAGNSPVLAFLNRIEFPLLAGNMDLTEELLDKEGRLKNHPMLLDYDNKQQCAKFLLKPFYDKQIAIVGITLDQMPLIARPDPDTHFINAIETTKNTVDILKNQGVDHIIILSHLGLDQDRELAEKVDGISIIVGGHSHTLQGSFSDLGLSHTDYAETINNTPIIHASKYAEVLGLAEIEFDEQGSCTAINGNNYFMLDEQIEVSHLPSSKEDATSKTRESINASSIITAEPIITAEKVSKVITTLKAHPGVLGCEACAEVHETIMRDYRPALNALEEQVLAHIPRDLIHTRLPSKHFPHGSEIAPWVCRSMFKATKLSEPKLDFALHNAGGVRQSLNKGNLSVADVLGRILPFELPLVKYQIQGKYLYQVLESAINSATNNGVTGTGAGSFPYTYGIRYFYDGNLAMNHRITLIEEFQQGEWRKIDTEKLYIGVSSAYTAAGKEGYDALLKAHWQQDLNTMTLPEAFVDFVSQHGNLIENPLQPNVYYVSHR from the coding sequence ATGCCTAAAAATTACACGCTATCGCTCGCTCATATCAATGACACGCATTCAAATTTCGAGCCCAGCAAAATTCAATTTAACTTGACTGTTGATGGTCAAAAATATCAAGCGGAAACCAAAACTGGCGGCTATGCTCGCCTCAGTTATCAAATCGAAGCTGCCAGAAAAAGAGCCCAAAACACTGATCAAGCATTCATGTTTCTTCACGGTGGTGATAGCTTTCAAGGCACTTTATATTTTCGCGAATTTCAAGGCGCTGCCAATGCCCATTTATTAAATATGTTAAAACCCGACGCCATGGTGTTGGGTAATCATGAAATTGATGCCGGCAACAGCCCGGTGTTAGCCTTTTTAAATCGTATTGAATTCCCGCTATTGGCTGGCAATATGGATTTAACTGAAGAGCTATTAGATAAAGAGGGACGCTTAAAGAATCATCCGATGCTATTGGATTATGATAACAAGCAACAATGTGCCAAGTTTTTGCTAAAACCCTTTTATGATAAGCAAATCGCCATTGTTGGAATTACTTTAGATCAGATGCCTCTCATTGCTCGCCCAGATCCTGATACTCACTTTATTAATGCCATCGAAACGACTAAAAATACGGTCGACATCCTTAAAAATCAAGGTGTTGACCATATCATAATTCTTAGTCACCTTGGCCTTGACCAAGACCGAGAGCTTGCCGAAAAAGTTGACGGTATCAGCATTATTGTCGGTGGCCACTCCCACACCTTACAAGGTAGCTTTAGCGATTTAGGGTTAAGCCACACGGATTACGCAGAAACCATAAACAATACCCCGATTATTCATGCCAGCAAATACGCTGAAGTATTGGGACTTGCCGAAATTGAATTTGATGAGCAAGGAAGTTGCACTGCTATCAATGGCAATAACTACTTTATGCTTGATGAACAGATTGAAGTATCTCACTTACCATCAAGCAAAGAAGACGCTACCTCGAAAACACGAGAATCTATAAATGCCTCGTCAATAATAACTGCTGAGCCAATAATAACTGCTGAGAAAGTATCAAAAGTAATCACAACATTAAAAGCGCACCCTGGCGTGTTAGGCTGCGAGGCTTGTGCTGAAGTACACGAAACAATTATGCGCGATTACCGCCCTGCGCTTAATGCACTTGAAGAGCAAGTACTGGCACATATTCCAAGAGATTTAATCCATACCCGCTTGCCAAGTAAACACTTTCCTCATGGCAGCGAAATAGCTCCATGGGTGTGTCGTAGTATGTTCAAAGCGACCAAATTGTCTGAACCCAAATTAGACTTTGCCTTACATAATGCAGGCGGAGTTAGGCAGTCACTAAATAAAGGAAACTTATCGGTAGCTGATGTACTCGGTCGGATATTGCCATTCGAACTTCCATTAGTTAAATATCAAATCCAAGGTAAATATTTATATCAAGTGCTTGAGTCTGCTATTAACTCAGCAACGAATAATGGCGTTACTGGTACTGGTGCAGGTAGCTTCCCTTATACCTATGGCATACGCTACTTTTATGATGGCAATCTTGCGATGAACCATCGCATTACACTCATTGAAGAGTTCCAGCAAGGTGAATGGCGAAAAATCGATACTGAAAAGCTTTATATAGGTGTATCCAGCGCATATACCGCAGCGGGTAAAGAAGGCTATGACGCACTGTTAAAGGCACATTGGCAACAAGATTTGAATACCATGACATTACCTGAAGCATTTGTAGACTTTGTATCTCAACACGGCAACTTAATTGAAAATCCATTACAACCCAATGTGTACTACGTCAGTCACAGATAA
- a CDS encoding AAA family ATPase: MIILVGGEKGGSGKSCLAQNVAVFLAKDAKSSIIMVDCDPQRTTSDWIQARNNNPDLPAINCVQLYGKIRNDLLSLEQHYDYVIVDCGGQDNLALRATLSVASHALMPLRPKRRDLKTVEHMDDIIATCKMINPKMKASFVITQCPSLPNQSGRIFEAKEVCNTFDINVLESITYSRNIYDDSEESGLSVIEIDPSGKAANEIRNIACELLEVKNAQQLIQQRNDAGNVTQLRGTYGASRSQEKRYAM; encoded by the coding sequence ATGATCATATTAGTCGGTGGAGAAAAAGGTGGAAGTGGCAAGAGCTGTCTCGCACAGAATGTTGCTGTTTTTCTCGCGAAAGATGCTAAATCAAGCATCATCATGGTTGATTGTGACCCCCAAAGAACAACATCAGACTGGATCCAAGCAAGAAACAATAATCCTGATCTGCCCGCCATCAATTGCGTGCAGTTATATGGAAAAATCCGTAATGATTTACTCAGCCTTGAACAACATTATGACTATGTCATCGTCGATTGTGGTGGACAAGATAACTTAGCTTTACGCGCCACATTGTCAGTCGCCTCACATGCATTAATGCCTTTACGCCCAAAACGCCGTGACCTAAAAACCGTGGAGCATATGGATGATATCATCGCGACCTGTAAGATGATTAACCCAAAAATGAAAGCTTCATTTGTGATAACTCAATGCCCAAGTTTACCCAATCAATCGGGTCGAATTTTTGAAGCCAAAGAAGTGTGCAATACCTTTGATATCAATGTTCTTGAGTCAATAACATACAGTCGTAATATTTACGATGACAGTGAAGAGTCAGGTTTATCTGTTATTGAAATAGACCCTAGCGGAAAAGCGGCTAACGAAATTCGCAATATTGCCTGTGAATTGCTTGAAGTTAAAAATGCACAGCAACTTATCCAACAACGTAACGATGCCGGTAATGTTACGCAGCTGAGGGGGACTTATGGGGCTAGCAGATCTCAAGAAAAACGTTACGCCATGTAA
- a CDS encoding HDOD domain-containing protein produces MKTSLPITKGVDYWTKRISDQEMPALCSTIRDLEKLAKDDVSSLASLGRSVMHDNALTTRILRVANSAIYNKGTSHVTTVSRAAVVLGFDTIRNICITAKLLTSLLENHNLSESVYQRLIKLMAHSFQAAMLSRVMLKDYDEALREEVFIASLLYRIGESAFWSVGGDFVDNLDQTLLTATSAKDEKAIVREYLGTSFSQLTQSIARAWGLGDVLTTSLSHPDERMPEIRSIFLANEIIEALNQPHINTEKLNELLSAAAEIQNISLEQCKARFSRCAEATVRLAEDYGAIELVQHLPETAEIISELDKPAEKPVFREANLVLQLKKLRELTELAIQKADFNQVVQTTLEGILDGVGVDRCAVMLLSPNRKQLSARIAFGEGAEKLKQELLIEMQGGSNPFMQSINQKQANWLHEFDERELNELASFVNANFDPNHFKHGFMIAPIVVNEKTIGLFYADKHISPKQVTQQDFDSFCHLTQLANLCFGLSVH; encoded by the coding sequence TTGAAAACCTCACTACCAATAACAAAAGGCGTCGATTACTGGACTAAACGTATCAGTGATCAAGAAATGCCTGCTTTATGTTCCACTATAAGAGACTTAGAGAAATTAGCTAAGGATGATGTGTCCTCTTTAGCTTCTCTAGGGCGCAGTGTTATGCATGATAATGCGTTAACGACTCGCATTTTACGGGTGGCGAATAGTGCTATCTACAATAAAGGTACCAGCCATGTCACCACGGTTAGCCGTGCTGCTGTGGTTTTGGGATTTGATACTATACGTAATATTTGTATTACTGCTAAATTACTCACTAGCCTGCTTGAAAACCACAATCTATCAGAATCCGTTTATCAAAGATTAATCAAATTAATGGCCCATTCTTTTCAAGCCGCAATGCTCTCTAGAGTGATGTTAAAAGACTATGATGAAGCGCTGCGTGAAGAGGTGTTTATCGCGTCGTTGCTATATCGCATTGGTGAAAGTGCTTTTTGGAGTGTCGGCGGTGATTTTGTTGATAATTTAGACCAAACATTGCTTACTGCTACTTCGGCTAAAGATGAGAAAGCGATAGTCCGTGAATATCTAGGCACATCTTTTTCTCAATTAACCCAAAGCATAGCTAGAGCTTGGGGCTTAGGTGATGTACTGACCACTTCATTGTCACACCCAGATGAGAGGATGCCTGAAATACGCAGTATATTTTTGGCAAATGAAATCATCGAAGCTTTAAATCAACCCCATATCAATACTGAAAAACTCAATGAGCTATTAAGCGCGGCTGCTGAAATTCAGAATATTAGCTTAGAACAATGCAAAGCTAGGTTCAGTCGCTGTGCTGAGGCGACGGTTCGTTTAGCAGAAGATTATGGTGCTATTGAGTTAGTGCAGCATTTGCCTGAAACCGCTGAGATCATTTCAGAGCTAGATAAGCCTGCAGAAAAGCCGGTATTTCGTGAAGCTAATTTAGTTCTACAACTAAAAAAACTGCGTGAATTGACTGAACTTGCTATTCAAAAAGCTGACTTTAACCAAGTAGTGCAAACGACATTAGAAGGTATTTTAGATGGAGTAGGCGTTGATCGTTGTGCTGTAATGCTGTTGTCACCTAATCGAAAGCAATTATCAGCACGTATCGCATTTGGAGAGGGGGCTGAAAAGCTTAAGCAAGAGTTACTGATTGAGATGCAAGGTGGGAGTAACCCATTTATGCAAAGTATTAATCAAAAACAAGCGAATTGGTTACATGAGTTTGATGAACGAGAACTCAATGAATTAGCTTCTTTTGTGAATGCTAATTTTGACCCAAATCACTTTAAACACGGTTTCATGATTGCGCCGATTGTTGTTAATGAAAAAACGATTGGTTTGTTTTATGCGGATAAACACATTTCCCCAAAACAGGTAACCCAGCAAGATTTTGATAGTTTTTGCCATTTAACTCAGTTAGCTAACCTTTGTTTTGGGCTATCAGTCCATTAG
- a CDS encoding CopG family transcriptional regulator, with translation MGLADLKKNVTPCKSQFSPQMSVDDFIEAANLYAMGKQPNNRTQDDSNKKAMEQLLALTQANEPLNETSQSTGKSQPFRRATFTLSEAAIEQLTALSLSSHSAKSKLIRQLIQQHFLLSEPEQRAIENEINIK, from the coding sequence ATGGGGCTAGCAGATCTCAAGAAAAACGTTACGCCATGTAAATCTCAATTTTCGCCACAAATGTCGGTTGATGATTTTATTGAAGCAGCAAACTTGTACGCTATGGGTAAACAGCCCAATAATAGAACTCAAGATGATTCTAATAAAAAAGCAATGGAGCAACTTTTAGCGTTAACACAAGCCAATGAGCCATTAAATGAAACGTCGCAATCAACAGGTAAATCGCAGCCTTTTAGAAGGGCAACGTTTACATTAAGTGAGGCAGCTATCGAGCAACTTACGGCATTGAGTTTAAGCAGCCATAGCGCAAAATCGAAACTAATAAGGCAACTTATCCAACAGCACTTTCTATTATCCGAACCAGAACAGCGGGCAATAGAAAATGAAATAAATATAAAGTAA
- a CDS encoding alpha/beta hydrolase: MTSILVASMLISNLIAAELNNLPSTQQLHSDSIVVEDHSRQRLIPVELYYPAAEYNCKDNRQCPVMILSSGYGLLHTEYQFISQHFQQQGYLVIAVRHELPSDPPLSRVQPFAQTRAENWQRGADTLNFIQYYFSEQYVNQLHTPDVYPYSSSNFDFEHITLIGHSNGGDISVLLATNGATTLYVNDLDTNALEIKNPDEKAVAVTNGKSESSDASQFEESQVDYISRIITLDHRRVPLPRDKAIDVLSIRASDYPADEGVLPTEAEDATNIAVVKIEDSRHNDMNDYGPMWLKDRILSIIDEHMQF; encoded by the coding sequence ATGACAAGTATATTAGTAGCGAGCATGCTCATATCAAACTTGATTGCAGCTGAGTTAAATAACTTACCCTCAACCCAACAACTTCATTCAGACAGCATTGTTGTTGAAGATCACTCACGGCAACGATTGATTCCAGTTGAGCTTTATTACCCAGCAGCAGAGTATAATTGCAAAGATAACCGCCAATGTCCGGTGATGATATTAAGTTCGGGATATGGCCTGCTGCACACTGAGTATCAATTTATAAGCCAGCACTTTCAGCAGCAAGGGTATTTGGTTATTGCAGTTCGCCACGAGTTACCTTCAGATCCTCCTTTATCAAGAGTTCAGCCGTTTGCACAAACTCGTGCTGAAAATTGGCAACGTGGTGCTGATACGCTGAATTTTATTCAGTATTACTTTAGTGAGCAGTACGTTAATCAACTGCATACGCCGGATGTTTACCCTTACTCTAGTTCAAATTTTGATTTTGAACATATCACCTTAATAGGTCATTCAAATGGTGGTGATATCTCAGTATTACTCGCAACCAATGGTGCGACTACTCTTTATGTAAATGATCTAGATACAAATGCTCTTGAAATAAAGAACCCTGATGAAAAAGCTGTGGCTGTAACCAATGGTAAGAGCGAATCATCGGATGCTAGCCAGTTTGAAGAGAGTCAAGTGGATTACATTAGCCGTATTATTACCTTAGATCACCGTAGAGTGCCTTTACCAAGAGATAAGGCAATTGATGTGCTATCAATAAGAGCAAGTGACTATCCTGCGGATGAAGGCGTTCTGCCTACTGAGGCAGAAGATGCAACAAATATCGCTGTGGTCAAGATTGAGGATTCAAGGCATAACGATATGAATGATTATGGGCCTATGTGGTTAAAAGACCGGATACTTAGCATTATCGATGAGCATATGCAGTTTTAG
- a CDS encoding NrfJ gives MKAKLIKLAAAATLALGVSSAWAAGIMHQGEVLETMNSGGYTYVQVKAEDKTFWAAGPQVEITKGDTVSMNEQMWMNDFTSSTLNKTFEELLFVGKIEKK, from the coding sequence ATGAAAGCAAAATTAATCAAATTAGCAGCTGCAGCAACATTAGCGTTAGGCGTATCTTCAGCTTGGGCTGCTGGTATCATGCACCAAGGTGAAGTTCTAGAAACAATGAACAGCGGTGGCTACACATACGTACAAGTTAAAGCTGAAGATAAAACGTTTTGGGCAGCAGGTCCTCAAGTTGAAATCACTAAAGGCGATACTGTTAGCATGAATGAGCAAATGTGGATGAACGACTTCACAAGCAGCACGCTAAACAAAACGTTTGAAGAATTATTATTTGTAGGCAAAATCGAGAAGAAATAA